The genomic stretch CTGACCAGCCGGATCGTTTGGAAGATGGTAACCAGGCCAGTATTGGCTTTCATTGATTCACTTAATGCAGTAACAGCAGAAAGACCCCCAGGTATACTGCCGAGCATGCTTGTTTTCATATCTACTTTCACCCATTTGCTGACCAGATAAGCATTCACCATACAAATGCCAATCAGAAGCAAAGTCAGCAATGTGTAATTTAATAAATACGGCTGCACATTATGAAACGTGTGCACCGTAAACGTATTACCTATTTGAATTCCAAGCAGCCAATAACTTCCCTTACGCAGCTGCTGGGATGCTGCTGTTTTTGTATTCCAAATGATTTTAGATAACAGCAGCGCGGTTACAGGTCCAAGAATCCACGGAAGCGGCAAATGCAGCGCAAGAAAGAGGCCGCCTCCGATAAGAGCAATTGCATAAGACTGTAAAATAGGTCGCATGTGACCAGTACTGCTCACTCAGATCATGACCTTTCGCTTTTCGGTTTGTAGAACCAGCCGCTAACTGCGATAATTGCCATCACGATCCAGAACGTTGCGTTCCATCCTGTTGAATCAGGGAAATGCTCTGGAATGAGCTTAAGCGCTGGATGTGCAAGCGTATGAACAGCCAATTTAATCGCGACCCAACCGATGATTAAATACGCTGCGGCCTCTAGTCCTGGACGCTTGTCCAAGATTTTCACGATATAAGAAGCAGCAATTCGGATCAAGATCAATCCAATCATACCTCCGGCAAGTACAACGAGGAACTGACCGCCATCCATTCCGCCGATATGCGGAAGCGGGGTAGCCGATAAAGATGCAGCAAGTGCAACGGCCGTTAAGATGGAGTCTACAGCAAACGCGATATCTGCTAGTTCCACTTTCAAAACGGTCATCCAGAAACCGGAGCTCTTTTTACTGAACGGGCTTTCAGCATCCTCTTCCCCGCCATTCTTTTTCAATTTAACAAGGTTCGATATTGATATATATAGTAGATAAAGAGCGCCTAATGCTTGAATCTGCCAGATGTTCACCAGGTAGCTGACAAAGAACAAGGAAGCGAATCGGAAAATGAATGCCCCGCCTAAACCGTACAATAAAGCCCTTTTCTGTTTTTCCTCTGGTAAGTGTTTTACGATAAGCGCCATCACAAGCGCGTTGTCGGCTGCAAGTAATCCTTCCAATCCAATCAAGACTAGTAAGATCCAGCCATATTCAAGCCATAACGAAGAATCCATTGTTTTATGCTCCTTGTCCAAAACAATGCTCTTGTTCCTTAAACAAGCGAACAAGAGCAAAGCCAGTTGCTATAATTATTTAAATCTAAATCTAAATCTTACTTAAAGAGATATAAATATTCTCCATATCCTTCTTTTTCCATATCACGCACTGGAATAAACTTCATTGCAGCAGAGTTCATGCAGTAACGCAAACCGCCAGTTGCTTGCGGTCCGTCTTCGAAAACATGTCCAAGATGCGAATCACTTTCTGCTGACCGGACCTCTGTTCTTACCATACCATGTGTAAGATCCATGTTTTCCTTCACTTCATACGAATCGATTGGCTTCGTAAAGCTTGGCCATCCGCACCCAGCATCATATTGATCCTTTGAGGAGAATAACGCCTTACCAGAAACAACATCCACATAAATGCCTTCATTCGTATTGTTCCAATATTCATTTTCGAAAGGTCTTTCCGTCCCATTCTCTTGGGTTACGTGATACTGAATTGGTGTGAGGATTTCTTTTAATTTTGCTTTATCTTTTTTCGGACCCCAATACTGCTTGATAAAGTCCTCACGACCTGACCCACGCTTGTACATTTTGTAGTGAAACTTGTTTTTCTTGTAATAATCTTGATGTTTCTCCTCAGCAGGATAAAACGGCTTGGCAGGCAGGATCGGCGTCACGATATCTTTTTGGAACCGTCCGCTCTCCTGCAGCTTCGCTTTGGATGCTTCTGCCACTTGCCGCTGCTGTTCATCATGGTAAAAGATTGCTGTCTCATAAGATTGGCCGCGGTCATGAAATTGTCCGCCTGCATCTGTAGGATCGATCTGCTGCCAAAATGTCTCTACCAGTTTTTCATAAGGAAAAACATCTGAATCAAACGTAATTTGGACAGCCTCGACGTGTCCGGTCGTATTCGAGCAAACTTCTTCGTATGTGGGATTCGGTTTGTCGCCGCCTGTATATCCGGAGACTACAGCCTCAATACCAGGACGTTCTGTGAATGGTTCTACCATGCACCAGAAACAGCCTCCTGCAAAGGTTGCGTGTTGTAATGCCACTAAAAATCCCTCCTTTATCATATGCTCTATATTTTCCTCTTTTGGAGAAAAAAATCAAGTACCACGCTTATATATACAATTTCGGAAGGGAAGCGCCGGTACTTTTTTTCGTTTCTTTCTTTACAGAGGCTGTATTGGTATCCAGTTCTGATTCCTTTTTATCGGTGAGCGAACTCGGAGACATACTTTCTTCCGTTTTACCCTCTGCTGCTTTTTCCGCTGCCTTTTCTTCCTCTTCGTCAAAGTCGATATCTTTTAACGCCTTCATCATCTTCAGCATCGAGGGCAGATTCTTCACCATTGGTCCATATTCTTGAACCATAGGCATAAAAGATTCGGCTGCTTTAAGAGCGCTTTGCGTATGATTTACCATGTCAAGTAACGATATACCGCTTGAAGTACTGGTGCTTGCCGGCAGGGCGGCTCTTGCTGCTGTCTGCGTCTTAGCACCTCCTCCGCGATTTAAAACCTTCTGCAAAAGACCAGCTACACCGCCATTCGTGCGCGGCGCCTGCTGTACAGCTATTTGTCTGGAAGGAAACGGATTCCGGCGCACAGGGGTAAAACCCTGCCCGCTGCGGACTGGAGGGCCGAATGGATTTCTTGCCATGTTATACCTCTTCTCGCGTCAATATTTATACCAGTGTACGCTAGAAAGAAGTATTCTGTTCCAGTCTATTCAGCAGAAAGGCAAGATATTTCCCTTTCGATGAACTATTTCCCGGGCAAGCGCAGTATTCCCCAATGTAAAATCTTAAAACATAGTAGAAAATGTCATCAATTGACGCTTGATAACGAAATTAGCTGATACGTACAAAAAGTTTGCTGCTCTTTTAGCGTTAATTCGACAATGATAGCTGTACCGATCTCATCTGTCTCTTTCGTACGGGTAATTTCGATTGGCTGGTGCAGCGGAAATAGATGATAACCTTGCAGCTGAAGCTGAAATATATTTTCTTTACTGTCAATGCGTTTTTCTTTGCCTTCTGTACGCAGAATGGTTTCAAAATTGATAGGTGTTCCCATCGTGTCTCCTCCTTATTGGAAAATAAATTTTGCTGCTGATCCAGTTGGGGAACTATCAATCTGCAGCTTTGCATGAATCTCTTCCTTCAATTGCGGCACATGGGAAATAATACCGAGCACCCGATTGCTGGCTTGCAGTCCCTTCAAGCTATCAATCGCCTGTTCCAGCGATACTTCATCCAATGTACCAAAACCTTCATCAATAAATAATGTTTCCAGTTCAACGCCGCCTGCGTGTGCCTGGACGACATCCGACATCCCGAGTGCCAAGGAAAGAGCTGCTTTAAACCCTTCGCCGCCGGATAATGTCTTAACTGGCCGCTCCTGACCGGTATGATGATCGATCACTTCTAAGTCCAATCCACTTTGTGCTCCGCGTTTGGCTATTTGACCGCTCCGCTTCAGCTGGTAGCGATGATCTGTCATTTCTTCTAATCGGATATTTGCTTGGAGAATGATTTCATCTAAGAAACTTGTTAGCACATAACGCTCAAACGATAGACGAAGACTGTTGTCTCCTTTAGCTAGATTGGCCAATTCCCCAATATCATAATAGCGAATCTTTTGATCAGCTGCTTCTTCTTGAAGTGCTAGTAATGAATTCTTAATAAGATTATGCTGTGAAACATAGCTTCTTGCGGCATTTAGTTTCGTATTATTCGCTTCAAAAACTTGCTCTGCTTCTGTTACGTTTTGCTCATAAACAGTGAGGTTCGGTCTCTCACGCTGATCTGTCTGCGTTTGCAATTCAGCAATTCTTTCGCTGAGACTGCGGCGCTGTTGATCATAGCGCTCTAATTCCTCTTGCAGTGTCCGCATATCTCTATCTGTTCCTTTAGCTGTTAGAAATGCTTCTGTGTTTGCAAACCCCGCATCTTCAAGCTTCGCAAGATATTCTTTTTCTTGCTGACGATATGTTTGTTCCAAATCAGATGTGAATTTTGCAGTCGATTCCAAAGCAGCCGCAATTTGTTCTCTGCTTTTGGATATCTCTTCATAATTATGCTGCAGTGCTTCCCATTCGCTTATCGCTGTTTGGAGTGCAGTTTCTGCTTGTTTAATGGAAAGCTCCCAATCTGACGGATCCGGAAGTACGTCTGGCAGCTGCTTCCGCTGTAAACGAACTTCTGCTTCCATGTGATGGCAGGATTCCTCAAGACTCCGAATCGTAGTTTGCAGCTCTTCAGCAGTTTTTTCTTCTTGTTCAAACGTTTGTTTAATCTGCACGAGTGTCTGTTTTAACTGATCGATATGCTTGCGCTCTTTTTGCTTTTGCTGTAATGAGCTAGCAATCTTTTCTTTATGTTTGTGCGTCTCTTCTGTCAGTTCATCTATTTTTGACTGATCGTAAGCCGAGTCACCTAAAACACTCTGAGCCAATTCGTCGGTAACTTGCCGGATTGCCTGCCCATTGGATTTAGCTTCTACATAATGTTTCTGTACATCATCATATGCACGCTGGGCGTTTTCAAGTAATGCTCTTTTTTGTTTTAACAGTTCAAAAGACTGAACATGCACAGACGTATGTGCAGGAGAGGGATGCTCGGTAGCACCGCAGACCGGACATGGCTCGCCATCTGTCAGCTGCTGTGCCAAATGAGCGGCATGGTGAGCTGCTTGTGCTTCTTCCATCTCCTTAATTTCCTGGCGCAGCTGCTGCACATTTTTTTCCTGTTCCTGCAATCGCTGTACGGCCTGCTGGTAACTTGTACGCATCTCTTGCAGCTGACGGAAAGCATCTTTTAAGCGAGCTATTTCTGTCAGCTGCTGCTCCATCTTTTCTAGCTCACGCTGCTCTTCGTAATATGCCTGTATAATTGCTGATTCTCGGCTTATATCTTTTTCTAGTGCAAGCTGTTTATTTTTCCGTTCCGTCTGTGCATCTTTTAGTTTATTGATTTGCTGCTGTTTTTCTTCCAGCTTCTTTTGGATGCTGTTCAATTCTTGCTTGCGCAACTCATATGTTTGCAATTGTTCCAGCTGCTGCTTTTGAAGCTGAAGCTGCTCTTGCTGTTTTTGCCGTTGAGGCTCTAGTTCCTTTGCTTTCATGTATGAAGACTTGGTTGTTTCGAACTGTTTCTCTAACTGATCTTTCTTTGTTTTTGTCTCATGTTGCTGCCTTACTTGGCGCTGCCATTCATCTTTGCGGGCGGCCAGCTGCTGTTCGTAAGGCACAAGCCGGCTGGCGCGTTCCATCTCTTGAAGACGTACTTGCTTTTGTTTCATTTCCGGCTGCTTTTGCTGGAGCTGTTGATCTTGTTTTAAAGCTTGTTCCAGATGATCAAATGTAGCAAGCAGCTGTTTTGCTTCATAAAGCTGTTTTTGTCGTTCCTGCCAAATTTGTTTATGATTAATCAGCTCTTTTTCACTGTTGGTGACAGAAAGGTCCATTGCATCCAGTTCAAGCTGCAGTTTTTTCATGACATCAGGGACGCTGTCTGTTTCAGACGGCTCCTGTGAGCGCCATTCAATTTTGCTGATTTGCTGCTGTTCTTTCCATTCGGTTTGCTGCAAACTCTCTTTTAATTGCTTGGCTTCGTCCTTCAGCGTTTCTGTCATGCGTTCGTAAAAATACGTCCGGAAAATCCGCTGGAGAATTTCTTCTCTATCTTTGCTGTTTTCTGAGATAAGCTTCCGAAATTCCCCTTGCGGAATCATAATCATTTTACGAAATTGCTCATAATCAAGTCCGATTTTTTCTTCAATAACTTCATTGACTTCTTTGATTCGAGATGTAATAAGAGACTTTTCTCCGTCTTTCCATTCGTAAAATTCTGCTCTTGCCGGATCATCGGTAAATCCTTCGCCGCGTTCTTTCTTCTTTTGCTGTTTCGGGTAACGTATTACTTCATATTCGGTTCCGCGCAAGGAGAAACAATAGCGTACTTCCGTAATCTCGCCTGGCGCAGCGAAATGACTGCGAAGAGAATCCTGATCCCGGTCACTGCCGCTTGCCCGTCCATAAAGACTGTAACAAATTGCATCAAAGATAGTTGTCTTTCCGGCGCCCGTCGGTCCAGTAATTAAAAAGATAGATTCAGCCCCGAGCTCCCTAAAATCTATAGTCTGCGGCTTGTGGTATGGTCCGAATGCGGTCATTTGCAGGGTAATAGCACGCACATTATCCCCTCCTTTCTTCCTCAACTAGACGCTGAATGATTGTTTCCATTTGCGTTTGGCGATGCTCCGGTATAGCTTCACCTTTCATCTCCTCATAAAATGCAGCAAACAGCTGCAAGTGGGACATGCGCTGTTTTTCTTTGATTTCCTTTATATCAGACATGGAGCTAGCGCCGCTTTTTGCTTTTCGCTCCAATCGAAGGATGTTCGGGTAAAGCTTGCGCAGCTTGCCCATCGGGTCCAGCAGCTGTCCGTCATCAAGCAAACGAATATGCAAATAATCTGTTTTGCTACCGCCGGAGACTCCCTCCATCAACTCATCAAAATAGCCCTCGACTATGCGCATATCTCGTTTTGGCTCAAGGTCAATTTTCTCAAATGATTGAAATCCTGCTTCATCCAACTCAATGATGGTCACTGATTTCTTATGATTTGCTTCTGAAAAGGAGTACTTCAGCGGTGAACCGCTGTAGCGAATATGATCACTCGTAATTCGCTGCGCTTGGTGCAAGTGCCCAAAAGCAGCATACGTGAAAGGTTCAAACAGTGATGCATCCACATATGGGCTTCCTCCAATCATGGAAAGCCGCTCCTCAGAGTCAGATTCCATGCCTCCTGCCAGAAAAGCGTGTCCAACAAAAACATGACGTTCTGCCATATTGTTGTTGTCTGTTATATAAGACACAATG from Terribacillus sp. DMT04 encodes the following:
- a CDS encoding TerC family protein, with product MDSSLWLEYGWILLVLIGLEGLLAADNALVMALIVKHLPEEKQKRALLYGLGGAFIFRFASLFFVSYLVNIWQIQALGALYLLYISISNLVKLKKNGGEEDAESPFSKKSSGFWMTVLKVELADIAFAVDSILTAVALAASLSATPLPHIGGMDGGQFLVVLAGGMIGLILIRIAASYIVKILDKRPGLEAAAYLIIGWVAIKLAVHTLAHPALKLIPEHFPDSTGWNATFWIVMAIIAVSGWFYKPKSERS
- the msrA gene encoding peptide-methionine (S)-S-oxide reductase MsrA, which codes for MIKEGFLVALQHATFAGGCFWCMVEPFTERPGIEAVVSGYTGGDKPNPTYEEVCSNTTGHVEAVQITFDSDVFPYEKLVETFWQQIDPTDAGGQFHDRGQSYETAIFYHDEQQRQVAEASKAKLQESGRFQKDIVTPILPAKPFYPAEEKHQDYYKKNKFHYKMYKRGSGREDFIKQYWGPKKDKAKLKEILTPIQYHVTQENGTERPFENEYWNNTNEGIYVDVVSGKALFSSKDQYDAGCGWPSFTKPIDSYEVKENMDLTHGMVRTEVRSAESDSHLGHVFEDGPQATGGLRYCMNSAAMKFIPVRDMEKEGYGEYLYLFK
- a CDS encoding YqfQ family protein, producing MARNPFGPPVRSGQGFTPVRRNPFPSRQIAVQQAPRTNGGVAGLLQKVLNRGGGAKTQTAARAALPASTSTSSGISLLDMVNHTQSALKAAESFMPMVQEYGPMVKNLPSMLKMMKALKDIDFDEEEEKAAEKAAEGKTEESMSPSSLTDKKESELDTNTASVKKETKKSTGASLPKLYI
- a CDS encoding DUF2584 family protein, whose translation is MGTPINFETILRTEGKEKRIDSKENIFQLQLQGYHLFPLHQPIEITRTKETDEIGTAIIVELTLKEQQTFCTYQLISLSSVN
- a CDS encoding AAA family ATPase encodes the protein MRAITLQMTAFGPYHKPQTIDFRELGAESIFLITGPTGAGKTTIFDAICYSLYGRASGSDRDQDSLRSHFAAPGEITEVRYCFSLRGTEYEVIRYPKQQKKKERGEGFTDDPARAEFYEWKDGEKSLITSRIKEVNEVIEEKIGLDYEQFRKMIMIPQGEFRKLISENSKDREEILQRIFRTYFYERMTETLKDEAKQLKESLQQTEWKEQQQISKIEWRSQEPSETDSVPDVMKKLQLELDAMDLSVTNSEKELINHKQIWQERQKQLYEAKQLLATFDHLEQALKQDQQLQQKQPEMKQKQVRLQEMERASRLVPYEQQLAARKDEWQRQVRQQHETKTKKDQLEKQFETTKSSYMKAKELEPQRQKQQEQLQLQKQQLEQLQTYELRKQELNSIQKKLEEKQQQINKLKDAQTERKNKQLALEKDISRESAIIQAYYEEQRELEKMEQQLTEIARLKDAFRQLQEMRTSYQQAVQRLQEQEKNVQQLRQEIKEMEEAQAAHHAAHLAQQLTDGEPCPVCGATEHPSPAHTSVHVQSFELLKQKRALLENAQRAYDDVQKHYVEAKSNGQAIRQVTDELAQSVLGDSAYDQSKIDELTEETHKHKEKIASSLQQKQKERKHIDQLKQTLVQIKQTFEQEEKTAEELQTTIRSLEESCHHMEAEVRLQRKQLPDVLPDPSDWELSIKQAETALQTAISEWEALQHNYEEISKSREQIAAALESTAKFTSDLEQTYRQQEKEYLAKLEDAGFANTEAFLTAKGTDRDMRTLQEELERYDQQRRSLSERIAELQTQTDQRERPNLTVYEQNVTEAEQVFEANNTKLNAARSYVSQHNLIKNSLLALQEEAADQKIRYYDIGELANLAKGDNSLRLSFERYVLTSFLDEIILQANIRLEEMTDHRYQLKRSGQIAKRGAQSGLDLEVIDHHTGQERPVKTLSGGEGFKAALSLALGMSDVVQAHAGGVELETLFIDEGFGTLDEVSLEQAIDSLKGLQASNRVLGIISHVPQLKEEIHAKLQIDSSPTGSAAKFIFQ
- a CDS encoding exonuclease SbcCD subunit D is translated as MKLLHTADWHLGKIVNSVHMTDDQALILEQIKLVIEKEQPDAVIVAGDLYDRAIPPRDAVELLNNTWNWLIGEKEIPVLSISGNHDSPDRLDFGSQLFKASNLYIETKLREGLEPVTLQDAYGPVHFHLIPYTEPADVRTFFKDDTITTHQRAMERIVSYITDNNNMAERHVFVGHAFLAGGMESDSEERLSMIGGSPYVDASLFEPFTYAAFGHLHQAQRITSDHIRYSGSPLKYSFSEANHKKSVTIIELDEAGFQSFEKIDLEPKRDMRIVEGYFDELMEGVSGGSKTDYLHIRLLDDGQLLDPMGKLRKLYPNILRLERKAKSGASSMSDIKEIKEKQRMSHLQLFAAFYEEMKGEAIPEHRQTQMETIIQRLVEEERRG